From a region of the Vairimorpha necatrix chromosome 4, complete sequence genome:
- a CDS encoding E3 ubiquitin-protein ligase RFWD3 — translation MSNDVSDINNSIKEEEGVTCPICFGEYTSSGDHRIASMKCGHLFGHSCILEWFGKRKHVLCPVCSSKCLKSQIRLIFSSKVVALNTEKEHKLIEQYLTEFNAKNKLLEEISALKTELEILKLNTKQICDCKINKKENSQNFLFYKKILVNFNTKNSLILIDEVNNLIVLSTIKDNKPCIVKYYESGMTSIKFFNDTGIITHMKYIDGNVVLSIKDKFYIVNIYNSNIIFEDTNYKKITCLLTNQKNRNKLIIGDVQGNITFYILGHNKKTVKICNIPIHSLYECKGYVYIGTVFNIYKLKIDDNWEMFLLHDDIPEICKLNLDIEDMNCINIFGEEDSVVLVYRNRFNKILHYHINETEEKAINMGLKQIIKYREMMCNKMYYLVDQSENKIVVTNEKYEKEIEYKVEENMICFDVKTELLVILTEKFIYLYK, via the coding sequence ATGTCTAATGATGTCTCAGATATAAATAACTcaataaaagaagaagaaggtGTCACTTGTCCAATATGTTTCGGAGAATACACTTCTTCTGGTGATCACAGAATAGCAAGTATGAAATGCGGCCATCTTTTTGGTCATTCTTGTATACTAGAATGGTTCGGTAAACGAAAACATGTCTTATGTCCTGTGTGCTCTTCAAAATGTCTCAAATCTCAAATTAGACTGATTTTTTCATCAAAAGTAGTAGCTCTAAACACTGAAAAAGAACACAAATTAATAGAACAATATCTTACTGAATTCAACGCAAAAAACAAGTTATTAGAAGAAATATCGGCACTAAAAACAGAactagaaatattaaaactCAACACTAAACAAATTTGtgattgtaaaataaacaaaaaagaaaattcgcaaaattttttattttataaaaaaattttagtgAATTTTAATACTAAAAACAGTCTGATTTTGATAGACGAAGTGAACAATCTGATCGTCTTATCGACGATCAAAGATAACAAACCTTGTATtgttaaatattatgaatCAGGTATGACgagtataaaattttttaatgatacaGGAATTATAACACATATGAAATATATTGACGGGAATGTGGTATTAAGTATAAAAGATaagttttatattgtaaatatttacaattctaatatcatttttgaaGACAcgaattataaaaagataacATGTTTATTAACAaaccaaaaaaatagaaataaattgATTATTGGAGATGTACAAGGAAATATAACCTTTTACATATTAGGACACAATAAAAAGAcagtaaaaatatgtaataTACCTATACACTCCTTGTATGAATGTAAAGGGTATGTTTACATAGGCACAgttttcaatatttacaaattgaAAATTGATGACAACTGGGAAATGTTTTTGTTACACGATGATATTCCAGAAATATGTAAATTAAACTTAGATATTGAAGATATGaattgtataaatatatttggcGAAGAAGATAGTGTAGTTTTGGTATATAgaaatagatttaataaaatattacattATCATATAAATGAGACGGAAGAAAAAGCAATAAATATGGGACtgaaacaaataataaagtatAGGGAGATGATGtgtaataaaatgtattatcTGGTAGATCAGagtgaaaataaaatagtaGTGactaatgaaaaatatgaaaaagaaattgagTATAAAGTGGAGGAGAATATGATATGTTTTGATGTAAAAACAGAGTTATTGGTAATATTGACagagaaatttatatatttgtacaaataa